A single Oryctolagus cuniculus chromosome 18, mOryCun1.1, whole genome shotgun sequence DNA region contains:
- the MC1R gene encoding melanocyte-stimulating hormone receptor — MPMQAPQSRLLGSLNATATASPSPGLAANHTGPWCLQVPIPDGLFLSLGLVSLVENLLVVVAIAKNRNLHSPMYCFICCLALSDLLVSVSSVLETAVLLLLEAGALAGRAAVVQQLDDVIDVLICSSMVSSLCFLGAIAVDRYISIFYALRYHSIVTLPRARCVVLAVWGASVTSSSLFVAYYNHTAVLLCLIILFLAMLALMAVLYVRMFTRACQHAQGIARLHKGQRPSHQGSGLKGAATLTILLGIFFFCWGPFFLHLALIVLCPRHPTCSCVFKNFNLFLTLIICNSIVDPLIYAFRSQELRRTLKEVLLCSW, encoded by the coding sequence ATGCCCATGCAGGCGCCCCAGAGCAGGCTGCTGGGCTCCCTCAATGCCACGGCCACAGCCTCCCCCAGTCCTGGGCTAGCTGCCAACCACACAGGACCCTGGTGTCTGCAGGTGCCCATCCCCGATGGGCTCTTCCTCAGCCTGGGGCTGGTGAGCCTGGTGGAGAACCTGCTGGTAGTGGTTGCCATCGCCAAGAACCGCAACCTGCACTCGCCCATGTACTGCTTCATCTGCTGCCTGGCCTTGTCCGACCTGCTGGTGAGCGTGAGCAGCGTGCTGGAGACGGCcgtcctgctgctgctggaggcGGGCGCCTTGGCCGGCCGGGCCGCAGTGGTGCAGCAGCTGGACGACGTCATCGACGTGCTCATCTGCAGCTCCATGGTgtccagcctctgcttcctgggcGCCATCGCCGTGGACCGCTACATCTCCATCTTCTACGCACTGCGCTACCACAGCATCGTGACGCTGCCCAGGGCGCGGTGTGTCGTCCTGGCCGTCTGGGGGGCCAGTGTCACCTCCAGCTCCCTCTTCGTTGCCTACTACAACCATACGGCCGTCCTGCTCTGCCTCATCATCCTCTTCTTGGCCATGCTGGCCCTCATGGCAGTTTTGTACGTCCGCATGTTCACCCGGGCATGCCAGCACGCCCAGGGCATCGCCCGGCTCCACAAGGGACAGCGCCCATCCCACCAGGGCTCTGGCCTCAAGGGTGCTGCCACCCTCACCATCCTCCTGGGCATCTTCTTCTTCTGCTGGGGCCCCTTCTTCCTGCACCTCGCGCTCATCGTGCTGTGCCCTCGGCACCCCACTTGCAGCTGCGTCTTTAAGAACTTCAACCTCTTCCTCACCCTCATCATCTGCAACTCCATCGTGGACCCGCTCATCTATGCCTTCCGCAGCCAGGAACTGCGCAGGACGCTCAAGGAGGTGCTGTTGTGCTCCTGGTGA